The following proteins are encoded in a genomic region of Streptomyces sp. NBC_01723:
- a CDS encoding helix-turn-helix domain-containing protein — MRFTEPGVGKYLKRWGLTFQRPDKRAVEQDPEAVRVWHDEAWPAIRRPERGRRAVRSSSPTTSGSARTRSPAAPGVIRDGLRSSAG; from the coding sequence ATCCGCTTCACCGAGCCCGGTGTTGGCAAGTACCTCAAGCGCTGGGGACTGACGTTCCAGCGTCCGGACAAGCGGGCCGTCGAGCAGGATCCGGAAGCGGTCCGCGTCTGGCATGACGAGGCCTGGCCGGCGATCCGGAGGCCAGAGCGAGGGCGGAGAGCGGTGAGGTCCTCTTCGCCGACCACGTCGGGGTCCGCTCGGACCAGGTCACCGGCCGCACCTGGGGTGATCAGGGACGGACTCCGGTCGTCCGCCGGGTGA
- a CDS encoding helix-turn-helix domain-containing protein, whose translation MSDLVGDARTRSADAQEAVRLLAVSALVEGRDRAVVAALFKMSVRAVDNWWTRWRTGGRDALPSRPRGRRVGEHQVLSEAEQAAVRQAVLSHTPSGLGLSGQLWTRADRRADLQAVPDPLHRARCWQVPQALGTDVPASGQAGRRAGSGSGPRLA comes from the coding sequence GTGAGTGACCTGGTGGGGGATGCGCGGACCCGGTCGGCGGACGCGCAGGAGGCTGTGCGGTTGCTGGCGGTGTCCGCGCTGGTGGAGGGACGGGACCGTGCTGTAGTCGCGGCCCTGTTCAAAATGTCGGTCAGGGCCGTGGACAACTGGTGGACGAGGTGGCGGACTGGCGGCCGCGACGCGCTGCCGTCCCGTCCGCGCGGACGCCGGGTGGGCGAGCATCAGGTTCTGTCCGAGGCCGAGCAGGCCGCCGTCCGGCAGGCCGTTCTCAGTCACACCCCCTCCGGCCTGGGGCTTTCCGGTCAGCTGTGGACGCGTGCTGATAGGCGAGCTGATCTTCAAGCTGTACCGGATCCGCTTCACCGAGCCCGGTGTTGGCAAGTACCTCAAGCGCTGGGGACTGACGTTCCAGCGTCCGGACAAGCGGGCCGTCGAGCAGGATCCGGAAGCGGTCCGCGTCTGGCATGA
- the rimM gene encoding ribosome maturation factor RimM (Essential for efficient processing of 16S rRNA) — protein MHLIIGRIGRAHGIGGDVTVDTRTDEPERRFMPGTVLLTDPPSAGPLTIENSRMNNATLLLRFQGVQNRDAAQALRDTLLLVEVDIDELSEDPDEFYDHQLVGLKVVTEDGIEVGRITGIGHAPLQDLVIIERANGNEVLVPFVQQIVTEIDLAEQRAVINPPPGLIDDRTEAASPPGSTSTSDREDDVTL, from the coding sequence TTGCATCTGATCATCGGACGAATCGGCCGCGCTCATGGGATAGGTGGAGACGTCACCGTTGACACACGCACCGATGAGCCTGAGCGGCGGTTCATGCCAGGCACCGTCTTGCTGACGGACCCGCCGTCCGCTGGCCCGTTGACCATCGAGAACAGCCGGATGAACAACGCGACGCTGCTGCTCCGTTTCCAAGGCGTCCAGAACCGCGATGCCGCCCAGGCCCTGCGCGACACACTCCTCCTCGTGGAGGTCGACATCGACGAACTCTCCGAGGATCCTGATGAGTTTTACGACCACCAACTGGTCGGTCTGAAGGTTGTTACCGAAGATGGCATCGAGGTGGGCCGGATCACTGGGATAGGTCATGCCCCCTTGCAGGACCTCGTCATCATCGAGCGGGCCAATGGAAATGAGGTGCTGGTGCCCTTCGTACAACAGATCGTCACCGAAATTGATCTTGCGGAACAGCGTGCGGTCATCAACCCACCTCCCGGCCTGATCGACGACCGCACCGAAGCCGCATCACCGCCGGGGAGCACCAGTACCTCTGACAGGGAAGATGACGTGACGTTGTAG
- a CDS encoding class I SAM-dependent methyltransferase: MVVELGAGTGPFTAEIQRRLGGRGRHLAIEIDPVLAQRLQHWHPGAEVIQRDAGELRQLLDARGIYRADMVISGLPWALFPFATQQQLMAVTAEALSPAGAFTAFTYVHAVPLAAARRFRALLAESFEEVVPSRTVWRNMPPAFVLHARRPRKKPVPSQ, from the coding sequence GTGGTGGTCGAACTGGGTGCCGGTACCGGCCCGTTCACAGCTGAGATCCAGCGCAGGCTCGGAGGCCGGGGACGTCACCTGGCCATCGAGATCGATCCGGTTCTCGCTCAGCGTCTCCAACACTGGCACCCGGGGGCGGAGGTGATCCAGCGTGACGCCGGGGAGCTGCGGCAATTGCTGGACGCACGGGGCATCTATCGAGCGGACATGGTCATCAGTGGCCTTCCCTGGGCCCTTTTCCCATTTGCCACTCAGCAGCAGCTCATGGCTGTCACGGCCGAAGCGCTCAGCCCTGCAGGCGCGTTCACAGCCTTCACGTACGTCCACGCCGTTCCCCTCGCCGCCGCTCGCCGCTTTCGCGCCCTGCTGGCCGAGAGCTTCGAGGAGGTCGTCCCCAGTCGGACCGTGTGGCGCAACATGCCCCCGGCATTCGTCCTCCACGCCCGTCGGCCCCGCAAAAAGCCAGTGCCGTCGCAGTGA
- a CDS encoding transposase family protein, which yields MVNRAVLAHQLFTGLSRSHLACLVDELAEPWQAGVEGRRHVTRGGARKRAAGAGASHQLVVVDRLVATLIHLRHDLPPSVLGLLFGVDRSTVTRATGEVRTLLAERGCAVPDRPGLRLRTLTDVCAYAQAEGVELRLDATEIQVRRPPAGRAGRRAFVSGKKKQNTMKATVIADWRGRTLWTDALRPGRMHDATAARNEGIAVCFRHFPDVEVLLDDGYLALSRDHRGPAITPPRKPRPGALPGRVEQWERDRHGHSSDRIIVEHALTDHKRWKQLARWTHHRDRLPDTYPAITGLVSDRTANASKPATARPNTPHPLSRTNS from the coding sequence ATGGTCAATCGGGCAGTGCTGGCGCATCAGCTGTTCACGGGGCTCTCTCGGTCTCATCTGGCTTGTCTGGTCGATGAGTTGGCCGAGCCTTGGCAGGCCGGGGTCGAAGGTCGTCGCCATGTGACGCGGGGCGGGGCCAGGAAGCGGGCCGCGGGTGCCGGCGCCAGCCATCAGCTGGTGGTCGTCGACAGGCTGGTGGCCACGCTGATCCATCTGAGGCACGACCTGCCGCCCTCGGTGCTGGGCCTGCTGTTCGGTGTCGACCGGTCCACGGTCACCCGGGCGACCGGAGAGGTGCGCACGCTCCTGGCGGAGCGGGGGTGCGCGGTTCCCGACCGTCCCGGCCTGCGGCTACGGACCCTGACGGATGTATGTGCCTATGCCCAGGCCGAAGGCGTCGAGCTGCGTCTGGACGCCACCGAGATCCAGGTCCGCCGGCCACCGGCCGGCCGCGCCGGACGTCGTGCCTTCGTCTCGGGCAAGAAGAAGCAGAACACGATGAAGGCCACCGTGATTGCCGACTGGCGCGGCCGCACGTTATGGACCGATGCCCTGCGGCCTGGGCGTATGCACGACGCGACGGCCGCACGCAACGAAGGCATCGCCGTCTGCTTCCGGCACTTCCCCGACGTCGAGGTCCTCCTGGACGACGGCTATCTCGCCCTGAGCCGCGACCACCGTGGCCCAGCCATCACACCGCCCAGAAAACCGCGGCCGGGAGCACTGCCCGGCAGGGTCGAACAGTGGGAACGCGACCGCCACGGGCACTCCTCCGACCGCATCATCGTCGAACACGCTCTTACCGATCACAAACGCTGGAAGCAACTGGCCCGCTGGACCCACCACCGCGACCGCCTGCCCGACACCTACCCCGCCATCACCGGCCTCGTCTCCGACCGCACCGCCAACGCCTCAAAACCCGCCACAGCAAGGCCGAACACGCCTCACCCGCTATCACGCACCAACTCGTAA